A stretch of DNA from Halobacteriovorax sp. JY17:
CTATACAAAAGAAGTTACAAAAGAAATTGATCTTGGAATCTTCTTTTCCTACTTCCATATTCCAGCTTTAAACCCTGGAATTAGAATTGAAGGCGGTAAGGTGACAAGTAACTCTGAATGGGTGAGAAGACCGCCAGAGAGAACAACTATTCTCGGCTCGACAGTTCCAATTGAATATAGAATGAATGAACCAAGTATTGGAGATATAGTTCTAAAGAAGAGTTTAGGAATCAATGCGGCCTATAAGTGGAAGTCTGGAGCGATTTCTTCTTACGCCATTTATAAACCTGAAAATAATCTTAGATCAAATGCAGAGGCCTCATTGGCAACAGATGGTAGTAAAGTAATTGCTATCGCTAATCCTATCGTGAATCACCACCTAATGTACGGTCTTCAAGGAAAGCAATATTTTGGAGATGTTCTAGGTGTCGTCTCATTCGATGTAACTGATCCAAATGCAAAACTTGGTGATGACTTTGAAGTTCTAAATCCTCTACAGCTTAAAGATAACGATAGAATCTTTGAGTCTGAATACTTCTCTATTAAACCAAATTACGATAAAGAAAGTTATCTCTCAGCTTCAGCTAGTGTCGATAGAGAAAGTTATATTCTTTCTTTAAATTATATTCACCTCATGAGTAATAACTCTAGAGGAAGTGATGACTTCTTCTCTGAGACAGTGAAGTGGAAGAGTACAATAGGCGCCATGGGAAGAATCATGTGGACTGAGGGAATTTTTACTCTCTTAGATTATCGTTATGATTTTGTTCGCAAGGATCAGATTGTTAGAATTGAAGGTGATTATATAATCGCAAATGCTTTTAGCCTAAGAGTTGGAGCAGAACTTATAAAATCGCCCGATAACACTTCCTATTGGAGTGCTTACAGAACAAACGATACAATCTATACATCTATTAATTACTTATTTTGATTCCAATTCTTCTTACTTAGCTTTGACCAATTCGACAGGGCCGCCACTGCATCGGCCTCAAGTCCGTTGAGTGAGTTTTCAAGCTCAATTTGATATTGATCAAATTTTGAAACTTCGGTCACTGGGATAGGCTCACCGTAGAGAACTACAATTTTAGAAAATGGTTTTGGCAGACGGAATTTATCCCAACTCTTAAAGCTCCAATAGGACTTAGGAATTGGAAGATAGGGAATAAGCGTCGTTCCAGTCTTTAAGGCCATATCGACAATACCTGGCTTAACTTTCTTTGCAGGTCCTTTTGGCCCATCGACTGTGACGGCTCCAGGGTGTCCAAGATTTAGTTGCTCAATCATTTCAAGCTTCGCTTCTTTACCGCCTTTATCAACGCCAGCAGCGTTCTTAGAGCTTCCACGAACGACAATAGTTCCAATCTTTCTGCAAGTGTAGGCGACAGGATCGGCATCTTTAGATTTTGAGACGATAACAACGTGAGGATTTCCTGTTTGAGCAAGAATTCCATGGAGAAGATTTTGATGCCAAATACCTAAAAGATAATTTCCATGTTGGCTGAGCTCTTGAGCTTTCTCTATATTTTCATGGCCGATAAATCTATATCTATAAGTTAAGCTAAAGGTTTTAGCGATGAGATAAATTATATTTGATAGGATCATTTAAACTCCGAGTTGCCCACTCACTATAGAGGAGCAACTTGAAGTAAGCAAGAGTTCTATTTATTGCTTAGGTGATTAAATAGATTGTGAAGACCTGCTTTATTATTGGATTTTTCTTTCTTAAGTTTTGCTTTCTTTTCACCTTTTGAAAGAAGGTCATCTGCAGAAACTGGCTTTATGTGTTCTGGATGAATTCTATCTTCGGCGATACTAACTTTTATTGTTCTCTCGTCTACAACTGTTCCATTAAGTGCTTTAACTGCGTCTTTTGCGGCCTTAATTGTTTGCATCTCAACGAAAGCAATTCCCTTACTTCTCTCAAGTTTTTCATCTTGAATAAGGTTTACATTTACAACGTAACCAAATGGCTTAAAAAGTTTTAAAATACCAAAGTCATTTCTCTTGTAGCTCATGTTACCGATGTAGACGACTGGTTTAGTGATATCATCTGTAATGTGAATACTTTTCTTAGGTGCGGATGGTTTCTCTCCGGCCTTTGTAAAAGTGTTTGGTCTATTTCTAGTCGTTCTAGAATCTGTTTTGTTTCTCATAATGCGTCCTTTTGTTAAAGTGGCCCAACCTAACATTAAAGGACGTTAAAAACTAGTGAGCTGAGTACTTATTTCAGTATTTTAGTGGGAATGAGGGGTGATATCAATAAAAGCTCTTCATATAGCGTATTGAAATGATCTTGAAGAGGTCTGCTTCTTCGTTAGTGTTGATGTCAAAGTTGAGAGTACTTCCATTACCTGCGGAAGAAGTAGCTCCTTGAGCGCCGGATTTACTGGCTATCGCTCTCTGATTATTAAAGAAGGCGCTATCTCTTTTTTGAAGAGCAAGTTGCCTTCTCTGTTCTAAGAGGTCTGCTTCTCCTATATATCCGCCAGATAGTCCGGTGGGAGCCTTATTATTTCCATTTTTAAACTTTAAGACATTTTGATTACCATTCTTTTTAGAGTTTCTAGAATTACCACCAAGGAGTGAATTAAACCGACTGTTGAAATCAGAACTTGTATTTGATTTAGATTTTGAATTACCAAAATTCTTTAAACCGTTTCCGCCTTTGAATTTAACTTTATCGGCGCGGACTTGATCTTTCGATTTTGCCCAGTTAATTGCGGCCACTTCAGAAGAAGAACTTTCTTTCTCTATATCGCTA
This window harbors:
- a CDS encoding lysophospholipid acyltransferase family protein, with the protein product MILSNIIYLIAKTFSLTYRYRFIGHENIEKAQELSQHGNYLLGIWHQNLLHGILAQTGNPHVVIVSKSKDADPVAYTCRKIGTIVVRGSSKNAAGVDKGGKEAKLEMIEQLNLGHPGAVTVDGPKGPAKKVKPGIVDMALKTGTTLIPYLPIPKSYWSFKSWDKFRLPKPFSKIVVLYGEPIPVTEVSKFDQYQIELENSLNGLEADAVAALSNWSKLSKKNWNQNK